Proteins found in one uncultured Desulfuromonas sp. genomic segment:
- a CDS encoding FMN-binding protein translates to MKKCVSLLVATLAILFLCTSVYAAYNPGTYTGTALGRKDKKHSGVIKVEVTVSASTIDNIKVVEYEQSVDHKKYGPLVNQVKDEIPAAIVAKQSLDVDGVTKATLASNGLQLAVARALAKATASYTPGTYTGTAFGRKDKKHSGVIKVEVTVSASTIDNIKVVEYEQSVGHKKYGPLVNQAKDEIPAAIVATQSLDVDGVTKATLASDGLQLAVARALAQAR, encoded by the coding sequence ATGAAAAAGTGCGTATCTCTGTTGGTCGCAACCCTGGCAATATTGTTCCTGTGCACATCCGTGTATGCCGCTTACAATCCGGGCACCTACACGGGAACGGCGCTCGGGCGTAAAGACAAAAAGCATTCCGGGGTGATCAAGGTAGAAGTCACGGTTTCCGCGAGCACCATTGACAACATCAAGGTGGTTGAATACGAACAGAGCGTCGATCACAAAAAATACGGTCCGCTGGTCAATCAGGTCAAAGACGAGATTCCCGCCGCCATCGTTGCCAAGCAATCCCTTGACGTGGACGGCGTTACCAAGGCCACTCTGGCCTCTAATGGCCTGCAGCTGGCCGTGGCCAGAGCGCTGGCCAAAGCGACGGCCTCTTATACGCCTGGTACCTACACGGGAACCGCGTTCGGTCGTAAGGATAAAAAGCATTCCGGGGTGATCAAGGTGGAGGTGACGGTTTCCGCGAGCACCATCGACAACATCAAGGTGGTTGAATACGAACAGAGCGTTGGTCACAAAAAATACGGCCCGCTGGTCAATCAGGCCAAAGATGAGATCCCCGCCGCCATCGTCGCCACGCAGTCCCTTGACGTGGACGGCGTTACCAAGGCCACTCTGGCCTCTGACGGTCTGCAACTGGCCGTGGCCAGGGCCTTGGCCCAAGCCCGTTAA
- a CDS encoding ATP-binding cassette domain-containing protein gives MDDALLSICGLEMCFGAQRIFADVDLRLNAGEIVGISAASGNGKTTLLRIIAGLESDYGGCVRHRARRIAYVFQDTRLLPWLSAEDNVALPLFKTLGRNPARERARYYLERLRLEGCRNKRPSQLSGGMAQRVGLARALAFQADLLLLDEPFSSLDDALRDHVLTLVGAELRRNNTAALFVSHQLCDLQRLTERIVTW, from the coding sequence ATGGATGATGCCTTGCTGAGCATTTGCGGTCTGGAGATGTGCTTCGGCGCGCAGCGCATTTTCGCCGACGTTGATCTGCGCTTGAACGCGGGAGAGATTGTCGGCATCAGCGCGGCCAGCGGCAACGGAAAAACCACGCTGTTGCGGATTATTGCCGGGTTGGAATCCGATTACGGCGGATGCGTGCGCCACCGCGCGCGACGGATCGCCTACGTGTTTCAGGACACGCGTCTGCTGCCGTGGCTCAGCGCCGAGGACAACGTGGCTCTGCCCCTGTTCAAAACCCTGGGGCGCAACCCGGCCCGGGAGCGCGCCCGCTATTATCTGGAACGGCTCCGCCTGGAGGGGTGCCGTAACAAGCGTCCTTCGCAGTTGTCCGGCGGCATGGCGCAGCGTGTCGGACTGGCCCGCGCCCTGGCCTTTCAGGCCGACCTGCTGTTGCTCGATGAACCGTTCAGCTCCCTGGATGACGCATTGCGCGACCATGTGCTGACCCTGGTGGGCGCGGAACTGCGTCGTAACAACACGGCGGCCCTGTTTGTCTCCCATCAGCTTTGCGATCTGCAACGGCTGACGGAGCGAATTGTCACCTGGTGA
- a CDS encoding MqnA/MqnD/SBP family protein, which translates to MSVRAAAVLVIVLLWITPCGAARRLNLLGAPLFESGALMLMAQEDVFARLGYETHFIPWRSPDQYRAMLLSGQADILVISALEYTRLRKALPDLNLLFSVAGTPLWLLGSAGDIRLEELRGKRLALPFRGDMPELTLRLLLRNSPVNMADVRLVSGGGAVSSAQLVMTGDADFVMIAEPLAAMMVNLSHAQNRGRPLHYALDLNRLWHQRNPQGPPLLLSHIVARDLPKAVSELFQRLYPAYVERCRNRPRQCAALFCHYFPSLSQSEVERFLATTPLRILPAAEIKAPLCRFLDLVEEASDEAL; encoded by the coding sequence ATGAGCGTCCGTGCGGCAGCGGTTCTGGTGATCGTTTTGCTGTGGATAACGCCGTGCGGCGCGGCACGGCGCCTCAACCTGCTCGGTGCACCGCTGTTCGAAAGCGGTGCGCTGATGCTCATGGCCCAGGAGGATGTGTTTGCTCGCCTCGGCTACGAAACACACTTTATCCCCTGGCGTTCACCGGATCAGTATCGAGCCATGCTGCTTTCGGGCCAAGCCGATATTCTCGTGATCAGCGCCCTGGAATACACGCGCCTGCGCAAGGCCCTGCCCGACCTCAATCTGCTGTTCAGCGTGGCGGGTACCCCGCTCTGGCTGCTGGGCAGTGCCGGTGACATCCGCCTGGAAGAGCTGCGCGGCAAACGGCTGGCCCTGCCTTTTCGCGGCGATATGCCGGAGTTGACCCTGCGCCTGCTGCTGCGCAACAGCCCGGTGAACATGGCCGATGTGCGGCTGGTGTCCGGCGGCGGGGCCGTCAGCTCGGCGCAACTGGTCATGACCGGTGACGCCGATTTCGTCATGATCGCGGAGCCGTTGGCCGCGATGATGGTGAACCTTTCGCACGCCCAGAACCGTGGCCGGCCGCTGCATTACGCCCTGGACCTCAATCGCCTCTGGCACCAGCGCAACCCGCAGGGGCCGCCCCTGCTGCTGAGCCATATCGTGGCGCGGGACCTGCCAAAGGCGGTGAGCGAACTGTTCCAACGCCTCTATCCCGCCTATGTCGAACGCTGCCGCAACCGGCCGCGCCAGTGCGCGGCGCTGTTTTGCCATTATTTTCCGTCGCTGTCGCAATCGGAGGTAGAGCGTTTTTTAGCCACGACACCGTTACGTATCCTGCCCGCGGCGGAAATCAAAGCGCCGCTGTGCCGTTTTCTCGACCTGGTGGAAGAGGCGTCCGATGAAGCGTTATAA
- a CDS encoding AraC family transcriptional regulator yields the protein MRSGSKNNEHTAAAESCLWRMDDAAGQGHIRRMSLDEGFSLTRSYCHACREMRFYHREPGIMATFIFMLHGSLRLRHDNGGRKRELRQGDVCAFLAKDNLMQRETPAHQKMEALVVKIDRDRLAAVCDDLDMAFPTELASSAVTQHRFSTGTSLLLERLRHGFSANRTGRLLAQARTIELLADLIGDDPVLADADRRRMRDLAHYLCRHLDRDFQLRELATMSGVNRTKLNRLFRREHGTTVFEFLRREKLRRAEDYLARTDMSITEIAYATGFSSSSHFSHVFHNATGCSPRDYRRQLTR from the coding sequence ATGCGATCCGGGTCGAAAAACAACGAACACACCGCCGCTGCGGAGTCTTGTCTGTGGCGGATGGACGATGCCGCCGGGCAAGGCCATATCCGGCGGATGTCGTTGGATGAGGGGTTTTCCCTTACACGCAGCTACTGCCACGCCTGCCGAGAAATGCGCTTTTACCACCGCGAACCGGGAATCATGGCCACGTTTATCTTCATGCTGCACGGCAGCCTGCGCCTGCGCCACGACAACGGCGGTCGTAAACGGGAGCTGCGCCAGGGGGATGTGTGCGCGTTTCTCGCCAAGGACAATCTGATGCAGCGCGAGACACCGGCGCATCAGAAGATGGAAGCCCTGGTGGTCAAAATCGATCGCGACCGGCTGGCCGCGGTCTGCGATGACCTTGACATGGCTTTTCCCACCGAACTGGCGAGTTCCGCGGTGACTCAGCACCGCTTCTCGACGGGCACATCACTTCTTCTTGAACGGTTGCGCCATGGGTTTTCCGCCAATCGCACCGGTCGTCTGCTCGCCCAGGCGCGCACCATTGAATTGCTGGCCGACCTGATTGGTGACGACCCCGTCCTCGCTGACGCGGATCGCCGCCGTATGCGCGACCTGGCGCACTATTTGTGCCGCCACCTCGACCGCGATTTTCAGTTGCGGGAGTTGGCGACCATGAGCGGGGTCAACCGCACCAAACTCAACCGCCTGTTTCGCCGGGAGCACGGCACCACGGTTTTTGAGTTTTTGCGCCGGGAAAAATTGCGCCGCGCCGAGGACTATCTCGCGCGCACGGATATGAGCATCACGGAAATCGCCTACGCCACCGGATTCAGCTCCTCCAGCCATTTCAGTCATGTTTTCCACAATGCCACGGGCTGTTCCCCCCGTGACTATCGTCGTCAACTCACCAGGTGA
- a CDS encoding ABC transporter substrate-binding protein: MKKLAILLLALLLLASPAIAADTIKLGAFFDLSGRAAFIGTPTKLVAEMVVDKINSEGGINGKQLELVIGDTEANPAKAASLAKKFIYKDNVVAIIGPTMTDTGMTVKAMAGKGKTPIFMTVGGDPVIMGGKFGPFDWVFKSPQRSSIAVQRLFDYLRAKGLTKIALLSAADGFGKDGARWIKKLAPEYGIEILAEESFGTRDTDMTAQLTNAKNANPQAIVTWTIGPAGSIVAKNKAQLGIDLPLFQCHGLPDPKYIELAGSASEGDRMPSTKLLVADALPDSDPQKAVIQEFIRLYKEKGYDKQFPINTHSGYAWDAIMIVANAMKQVGTDKAALREAIENTKGYVGVSGIYNLTAEDHNGLDTSSMVIVQVKDGQFVMAE, encoded by the coding sequence ATGAAAAAACTGGCAATTCTTCTGCTGGCCCTGCTGCTTTTGGCCAGCCCGGCTATTGCTGCAGACACCATCAAACTCGGCGCGTTCTTTGACCTGTCCGGTCGCGCCGCGTTCATCGGCACCCCCACCAAACTGGTGGCGGAGATGGTTGTCGATAAGATCAACAGCGAAGGCGGCATCAACGGCAAACAGTTGGAACTGGTGATCGGTGACACCGAAGCCAATCCGGCCAAGGCCGCATCTCTGGCCAAGAAATTCATCTACAAAGACAATGTGGTCGCCATTATCGGCCCGACCATGACCGATACCGGTATGACCGTTAAAGCCATGGCCGGCAAAGGCAAAACCCCGATCTTCATGACTGTCGGTGGTGATCCGGTGATCATGGGTGGCAAGTTCGGCCCGTTTGACTGGGTATTTAAATCTCCCCAGCGTTCCAGCATTGCCGTTCAGCGGTTGTTTGACTATTTGCGCGCCAAGGGGCTGACCAAGATCGCCCTGCTGTCCGCTGCTGACGGTTTTGGCAAGGACGGTGCCCGCTGGATCAAAAAGCTGGCTCCTGAGTACGGCATTGAGATCCTCGCCGAGGAGTCGTTTGGTACCCGCGACACCGATATGACCGCGCAACTGACCAACGCCAAAAACGCCAACCCTCAAGCCATCGTCACCTGGACCATTGGCCCGGCGGGATCAATTGTCGCCAAAAACAAGGCGCAACTGGGCATTGATTTGCCGCTGTTCCAGTGCCACGGCCTGCCCGATCCTAAATACATCGAACTGGCCGGCAGTGCCAGCGAGGGCGACCGCATGCCGTCCACCAAGTTGCTGGTGGCCGATGCCCTGCCGGACAGCGACCCGCAAAAAGCAGTCATTCAGGAGTTTATCCGTCTGTATAAGGAAAAGGGGTATGACAAGCAGTTCCCGATTAACACCCATTCCGGCTACGCCTGGGACGCGATTATGATTGTGGCCAACGCCATGAAACAGGTGGGTACCGATAAGGCGGCTCTGCGTGAGGCGATTGAAAACACCAAAGGCTATGTCGGTGTGTCGGGAATTTATAACCTGACTGCCGAAGACCACAACGGTCTCGATACCAGTTCCATGGTGATTGTTCAGGTCAAAGACGGCCAGTTTGTCATGGCCGAGTAA
- a CDS encoding ABC transporter permease subunit, protein MKRYNLLGTLALLALWWLLARMMPPLTMASPWTAITTALRLLGDAHFLTVHLAVTLTRVSCALVLGSLGGFILGLIAGSSARIMAFLEPFRRVLTGIPGIVVAVLAMLWFGLGSRMAIFIGSVFILPVVYLNIAESLRRGDRALLDVVTVYRLPLMLRIRYLYTPLIGAALASSLTLVIGNCMRLIILAEVLGAGEGLGYLLSLAKARLDMPMLYGTVLISLLFVWSGEMLVTRLLARCVHG, encoded by the coding sequence ATGAAGCGTTATAACCTGCTTGGCACCCTGGCCCTGCTGGCTCTGTGGTGGCTGCTGGCGCGAATGATGCCGCCGCTGACCATGGCTTCGCCGTGGACCGCGATCACCACGGCTCTGCGCCTGCTCGGCGATGCTCATTTTCTCACCGTTCATCTCGCCGTCACCCTGACGCGGGTGAGTTGTGCCTTGGTCCTTGGCAGCCTGGGCGGCTTCATTCTCGGCCTCATCGCCGGCAGCAGTGCGCGGATCATGGCGTTTCTTGAACCGTTTCGCCGTGTCCTCACCGGGATTCCCGGTATCGTCGTGGCGGTTCTCGCCATGTTGTGGTTCGGACTCGGCAGCCGCATGGCGATCTTCATCGGCAGCGTGTTTATCCTGCCGGTCGTCTACCTCAATATTGCCGAAAGCCTGCGTCGCGGCGACCGCGCCCTACTCGACGTGGTTACGGTGTACCGTCTCCCTCTGATGCTGCGCATCCGCTACCTTTATACCCCGCTGATCGGTGCCGCCCTGGCGTCTTCGCTGACCCTTGTCATCGGCAACTGCATGCGTTTAATCATTCTCGCCGAGGTGCTCGGTGCGGGAGAAGGGCTCGGCTATCTGCTCAGCCTGGCCAAGGCGCGGCTGGATATGCCGATGTTGTACGGCACCGTGCTGATCAGCCTGCTGTTCGTCTGGAGCGGCGAGATGCTGGTGACCCGCCTGCTGGCGAGGTGCGTCCATGGATGA